TGACGGCCCTTGAGGGCATGGCTTTTTCGGCACGCGGCCACGAGGCCATGAATACCCTCGAGAATATGGAAAAACCGGTTATAGCGGCGGTAAACGGTTTCGCCCTGGGCGGTGGTTTTGAACTCGCCCTTGCCTGCGACTTTATCTATGCATCCGACAAGGCCAAGGTCGGTTTTCCGGAAACCACGCTCGGCATCCATCCCGGTTTCGGCGGGACGCAAAGGACAGCCAAGGTGGTAGGACTCGCCCGAGCCAAAGAACTGATATTTACCGGCAAGACTATCACGGCTCAAGAGGCTCTTGAGTTAGGGCTCATTAACCGGGTTCTCCCTCACGATCAGCTCATGAGTGAAGTCATGGCTCTCGCAGAGAAGATCAAAAACAATGGCCCCTTCGG
The Syntrophorhabdaceae bacterium DNA segment above includes these coding regions:
- a CDS encoding enoyl-CoA hydratase-related protein — encoded protein: MEYKNVIVEVKEGIGILKIARPKALNALNSETLTEIKHAGEALGANKDVRVVIVTGEGDKAFVAGADIVEMKDMTALEGMAFSARGHEAMNTLENMEKPVIAAVNGFALGGGFELALACDFIYASDKAKVGFPETTLGIHPGFGGTQRTAKVVGLARAKELIFTGKTITAQEALELGLINRVLPHDQLMSEVMALAEKIKNNGPFGIKLAKECINKSQSLSSKQGLALEAEDFGMCFASKDQKEGMSAFVEKRKATFTGE